A genomic stretch from Xiphophorus maculatus strain JP 163 A chromosome 14, X_maculatus-5.0-male, whole genome shotgun sequence includes:
- the LOC102225181 gene encoding lysine-specific demethylase 6B-like, translating into MHHSVEQLSGRGTRDSFPLDGLNRGPWHPVSGRAWQTTARCSPAMNQPQLLHHLPPAALGGLNHHSKYLSNGPMRGEEKLDLPPAMFPGMHREQQRPPPQHLHPPPPPPHRVWEQQYDSHHAPHPHPVLSLPNDHTMRLFNGYPGSGAHLLNPHLPPNRPNPLLKDPQGPPLLGEEMRAQVHQRGYPGKMPGGQLKRPGPPLGEHSVIQHTPPVSHHIPPHPVVEDTPSPSKRRKSLDQVSHSGLQHFSGQSPSSSQQQTPTHHHALKPAFWNPIHKDNGVPWKPHTSDRKHPHEYQESNKQGMCSYTSKTSPNSSSPSNLSPHPPNSSPGGYHQGCAPHLQKDVLQPQAVNHHSPHSSYPNPSSKLDLGPSCQAVEPRGLNKQRSLLGGGHTPPTPTRGDKDHRVRAQSSPANASATSNKNNSSSSSVPYCHYQPHPGLRHPGAPPPPPPASSTSVPQQQQSGPSEAWRYQSRPSSHSLESRVYVPPGLLPQPQQSHNQVVDSRLSGSHQHQRHISPTVPPTNSTRTPVITSNPPMSLSSCTNSRYTSSSDRVTVANVSSRSMSPPGGCSVNNRTNQNSWRGMTDPKTQNSTSPKSQMDALLQPGCQRGRAQQQDQPKPQHQESTRSPPTNGKMSYYAQANPQQSPRQFSSSSLFSLGNQRVEDSVITRRDSNPFPNSPSTYCPASLPSVNTLSRGSRPNHQPHSTSTQMFSTPQASTSVPQSMGDVLDKLDAELEGHMQAEERRRRDREEQERKKEEEKQKRELEMRRKLEEERQKKQQQEEERKRREMEKILMERKRRELAKLEEERKKLEWEKREQERKRKEWERQEEERKRREAERLERKKREIERAKEEKRKLEEEKRMEQKKEESLCSAKGKEQTAIENLERLLSGNTPTVPPPPPLSVPTPPSAAPPSISQASPPYPWLSRGGVPPAPTAQAPSNPTERLRPPPLTPQTEYAREKQRLREMGSNGGGGATFNPSTLNTSGMNQPIHPSKPPAMQAAPNQSKDSGRERDLPTLAIREPPKLYQAFSRDNLPLPPLPSSSAIARGINKKLTESSWENNGTESDSAQFEEEPSEMSTMLPDGLANIMAMLDESIKKEEELYSSEKNGCAALIHNFIPGADPMKSYLCAPDLIPATKHQPNQEDLGSNPSPPVLSRQGSLASPCSRTSSLEEEEVYHKAAPSVPLSTKPTVDMEIGVGNTNYRHSDLAKLYGLPEQIRSEADEESEEDSEAPSCSPPPQRPHLHQTGVNSTFKSLATLLESQKYAYRGGPFGRPPPSALVGVKYSSSLSLGPDICRQQQGSSPTSDSTSPPFSPAVPSQKSFPHSLLEDKKIKTEDSDVWTDEGEMEERVNSMEERKTIKPIKVIKTEQELTTISESSLKELGKSCEVMLCRHSLDRSDRQVKSEDRDKPEKVKEHKDKKRKHGHSHSSRKYKDKKERKKHREKRDDASSSSSSSSSSHKRHRDGKSHKEKKHRRVLGDLNLHRRESEKDRAHCESDKKKRKDGFGSSSERAAWTSSSGEVSSEPKNGTDAGSLLGSTDLMKLKALSDGPPKELKIRLIKVESGDRETFIASEVEEKRIPLAEISIKNTASEIIRSCKSARIKGKFKESYLLQAFSVKPIISTDEPIPREKLNPPTPSIYLESKRDAFSPVLLQFCTDPKNPVTVIRGLAGSLRLNLGLFSTKSLVEASADQAVEVRTQVQQPADENWNASGTGQTWPCESSRSYTTIAKYAQYQASSFQESLQEEKGSDEEDEDDEKKPLVGADANKDGSKESNNGEQKPVGKIIKFGTNIDLSDPKRWKAQLQELQKLPAFMRVASSGNMLSHVGHTILGMNTVQLYMKVPGSRTPGHQENNNFCSVNINIGPGDCEWFSVHEDYWEAINDFCEKHGVDYLTGSWWPVLEDLYSANIPVYRFIQRPGDLVWINAGTVHWVQAVGWCNNIAWNVGPLNGYQYQLALERFEWNEVKKVKSIVPMIHVSWNVARTVKITDPDTYKMIKHCLLQSMKHIQILRDQLISEGKKISYQSRVKDEPAYYCNECDVEVFNLLFVTCENSSRKTYVVHCEDCARQRSPNLNNVVVLEQYRIEELMNAYDSFVLASSSR; encoded by the exons ATGCATCACTCAGTGGAGCAGTTAAGCGGGCGAGGCACACGGGACTCCTTCCCTCTGGACGGACTCAACCGGGGGCCATGGCATCCCGTGAGCGGCCGCGCCTGGCAGACAACTGCCAG GTGTTCACCTGCAATGAACCAACCGCAGCTACTTCACCATCTACCTCCTGCAGCGCTAGGTGGATTAAACCatcacagtaaatatttaagtaaTGG GCCAATGCGGGGAGAAGAAAAGCTTGATCTCCCACCAGCAATGTTCCCAGGAATGCATCGGGAGCAGCAGAGGCCTCCCCCTCAACATCTTcatcctccccctcctcctcctcacagaGTATGGGAACAGCAGTACGACTCCCACCATGCCCCTCATCCCCATCCGGTTCTGTCCCTGCCCAACGACCACACTATGCGTCTCTTTAATGGTTACCCCGGTAGCGGCGCACATCTGCTCAACCCACATCTTCCTCCTAACCGACCAAACCCACTGCTGAAG GATCCCCAGGGTCCACCACTGCTGGGAGAAGAGATGCGGGCTCAGGTGCACCAG AGAGGCTACCCAGGGAAGATGCCGGGGGGTCAGCTGAAGAGACCAGGTCCTCCTCTGGGGGAGCATTCGGTCATCCAACACACTCCTCCAGTGTCCCATCACATACCTCCTCATCCAGTAGTCGAGGACACCCCCAGTCCCAGCAAGAGGAGAAAGAGTTTGGATCAG GTGTCCCACTCAGGGTTGCAGCATTTTTCTGGCCAGTCTCCATCATCGTCTCAACAGCAGACTCCAACTCACCACCATGCCCTAAAACCTGCTTTCTGGAACCCCATCCATAAGGACAATGGCGTCCCCTGGAAGCCCCACACATCTGACAGAAAACATCCACACGAGTATCAG GAAAGTAATAAACAAGGGATGTGCAGCTACACCTCAAAGACCTCTCCCAACTCCTCCAGCCCTTCTAACCTCTCACCCCATCCTCCGAACTCATCTCCGGGAGGCTACCATCAGGGATGTGCTCCCCACCTGCAGAAAGATGTGCTACAACCTCAGGCAGTGAATCATCACTCCCCTCATTCCTCCTACCCAAATCCAAGCTCCAAACTGGATCTGGGCCCCTCCTGCCAGGCTGTGGAGCCCCGTGGTCTAAACAAACAGAGAAGCCTGCTCGGTGGGGGCCACACACCGCCTACTCCAACCAGGGGAGACAAAGATCATCGGGTAAGAGCTCAGTCGTCACCAGCAAACGCTTCTGCaaccagcaacaaaaacaacagcagcagcagcagtgtgcCTTACTGCCACTACCAGCCTCACCCGGGGCTACGACACCCTGGTGCTCCTCCACCCCCTCCTCCTGCCAGCAGCACCTCAGTACCTCAGCAGCAACAAAGTGGTCCCAGTGAGGCTTGGAGATACCAGAGCAGACCCAGCAGTCATTCCCTG gagtCTAGGGTCTACGTGCCTCCAGGTCTGCTACCTCAACCCCAGCAGAGCCACAATCAGGTTGTAGACAGTCGACTTTCAGGTTCCCATCAGCATCAGCGCCACATCAGTCCCACTGTGCCCCCAACCAACTCCACCCGAACGCCTGTCATCACATCTAATCCCCCCATGTCTCTGTCCTCCTGCACTAACAGCCGCTACACCAGCAGCTCAGACAGAGTCACAGTGGCTAATGTCTCTTCAAGATCTATGTCACCCCCTGGTGGTTGCTCTGTGAACAACCGCACAAATCAAAACAGTTGGAGAGGAATGACAGATCCAAAGACCCAGAACTCCACCAGCCCCAAATCTCAGATGGATGCTCTGCTGCAGCCAGGTTGTCAGAGAGGCCGGGCTCAACAACAAGACCAGCCCAAACCTCAACACCAGGAATCTACAAGATCCCCGCCTACCAATGGGAAGATGTCATACTATGCTCAGGCTAACCCCCAACAATCTCCCCGTCAATTTTCCTCATCATCTTTGTTCTCCTTGGGGAACCAAAGAGTGGAGGACAGTGTAATCACAAGAAGAGATTCAAATCCTTTTCCCAATTCCCCTTCTACATACTGCCCAGCTTCTCTTCCTTCTGTCAACACTTTGTCTCGAGGATCCAGACCGAATCATCAGCCGCACTCCACATCGACACAGATGTTCTCCACTCCACAAGCTTCAACTTCTGTCCCTCAGTCGATGGGAGATGTCTTAGATAAGCTCGACGCTGAGCTGGAGGGGCATATGCAAGCTGAGGAGCGGCGGAGGAGAGACAGAgaagagcaggagaggaaaaaggaagaggagaaacaaaagagagagtTGGAAATGAGACGAAAACTGGAGGaggaaagacagaagaaacagcagcaggaggaggaaaggaaaagaagagaaatggaaaaaattcttatggagagaaaaagaagggaATTGGCAAAgctggaggaagagaggaaaaagcTGGAGTGGGAAAAGAGAGAGCaggaaaggaagaggaaagagtGGGAGAGACAAGAGGAGGAGCGAAAGAGGAGGGAAGCTGAGAGactggaaagaaagaagagagaaaTTGAAAGGGCTAAGGAGGAGAAGAGAAAACttgaggaggaaaaaaggatggagcagaagaaagaggaaagcCTCTGCAGTGCTAAAGGAAAAGAGCAGACTGCCATTGAAAACCTGGAAAGACTTCTCTCTGGAAACACCCCCACAGTgcccccacctcctcccctcTCCGTTCCTACACCTCCCTCAGCTGCACCACCCTCCATTTCCCAGGCGTCACCTCCGTACCCCTGGCTCAGTCGTGGCGGTGTACCTCCCGCTCCGACTGCCCAGGCCCCCAGCAACCCCACAGAGAGGCTACGGCCTCCTCCCCTCACACCTCAGACTGAGTACGCTAGGGAGAAGCAGCGGCTCAGGGAGATGGGGAGTAATGGCGGTGGTGGCGCAACATTTAATCCCTCAACACTCAATACCTCAGGGATGAACCAGCCCATACACCCCAGCAAACCCCCAGCAATGCAAGCAGCACCCAACCAATCCAAAGACTCCGGCAGGGAGAGAGACCTCCCTACCTTGGCAATTAGAGAGCCCCCCAAACTTTATCAGGCATTTTCTAGAGACAACCTCCCCTTGCCACCTCTGCCATCAAGCTCAGCCATTGCCAGGGGAATCAACAAGAAGTTGACTGAAAGCAGTTGGGAAAACAATGGTACCGAATCGGACAGTGCTCAGTTTGAGGAGGAGCCCTCTGAAATGTCCACAATGCTCCCTGATGGTCTGGCTAACATTATGGCAATGCTGGATGAATCGATCAAAAAAGAGGAGGAACTGTACAGCAGTGAGAAGAACGGGTGTGCAGCTCTCATACACAACTTTATCCCAGGTGCTGATCCCATGAAGAGCTACCTGTGTGCCCCAGACCTGATCCCAGCCACAAAGCATCAGCCTAATCAGGAAGATTTGGGATCAAATCCAAGCCCACCTGTGCTCAGCCGGCAAGGCTCTCTGGCATCTCCTTGTAGCCGAACTTCATCCCTTGAGGAAGAGGAGGTCTACCATAAGGCTGCCCCAAGCGTTCCTCTGAGCACCAAGCCAACTGTGGACATGGAAATTGGAGTAGGGAATACAAACTACCGCCACAGTGACCTGGCTAAACTCTATGGCCTCCCAGAGCAGATCAGAAGCGAAGCTGATGAAGAATCTGAGGAGGACTCCGAGGCGCCGTCTTGTTCTCCGCCTCCTCAAAGACCCCACCTCCATCAGACGGGGGTAAATAGTACGTTTAAGTCTTTGGCAACACTGTTGGAAAGCCAGAAGTATGCTTATCGAGGAGGGCCTTTTGGGAGACCACCTCCATCCGCTCTGGTTGGTGTCAAATATTCCTCCTCGCTGTCGCTTGGCCCTGATATCTGCCgccagcagcaaggcagttctcCCACGAGTGATTCAACAAGCCCACCTTTCAGTCCTGCTGTCCCATCTCAGAAATCCTTTCCTCATTCACTACTGGAGGAtaagaagataaaaacagagGACAGTGACGTGTGGACAGATGAGGGAGAGATGGAGGAAAGGGTGAACTCCATGGAGGAGAGGAAAACCATAAAGCCCATTAAGGTCATCAAGACCGAACAAGAGCTGACCACCATCTCAGAGTCTTCTCTGAAGGAGCTGGGAAAGAGCTGTGAAGTCATGCTGTGTCGACATTCACTTGATAGATCCGACCGCCAAGTGAAGTCAGAGGACAGAGACAAACCTGAGAAAGTGAAGGAGCACAAAgacaagaaaaggaaacatggtCACAGCCACAGCAGCAGGAAATACAAGGAcaagaaggaaaggaagaagCACAGAGAGAAGAGAGACGATGCTTCTTCTTCGTCATCATCCTCCAGCTCCAGCCACAAACGCCACAGAGACGGCAAGAGccacaaagagaaaaaacaccGCAGAGTTCTGGGTGATCTCAATCTCCACAGGCGAGAATCTGAGAAGGACCGAGCTCATTGTGAATCGGATAAAAAGAAACGGAAAGATGGCTTTGGCTCCTCTAGCGAGCGTGCAGCATGGACCTCGAGTTCAGGGGAAGTGTCTTCTGAACCCAAAAATGGCACAGACGCCGGCTCGTTATTAGGTTCCACAGACTTGATGAAATTAAAGGCGCTTTCGGACGGTCCGCCCAAGGAGCTGAAGATTCGGCTCATCAAGGTGGAAAGCGGGGACAGGGAGACATTCATCGCCTCTGAGGTGGAGGAGAAGAGGATTCCTCTCGCAGAAATCAGCATCAAGAACACTGCAAGTGAGATTATCCGCTCCTGCAA GTCGGCTCGTATCAAAGGGAAATTCAAAGAGTCGTATCTGCTTCAAGCCTTCTCTGTTAAACCCATCATAAGCACGGATGAACCCATTCCTAGGGAGAAACTCAACCCCCCTACACCCAGCATCTAT TTGGAGAGCAAGAGGGATGCCTTCTCTCCGGTCCTGCTGCAGTTCTGCACAGACCCAAAGAATCCTGTTACGGTCATTAGGGGACTAGCTGGATCTCTTCGACTCA ACTTGGGACTCTTTTCCACAAAGTCTCTGGTGGAAGCAAGCGCAGACCAAGCGGTTGAGGTGAGGACTCAGGTGCAGCAACCTGCAGATGAGAACTGGAACGCCAGCGGCACGGGTCAGACGTGGCCATGCGAAAGCAGCCGCTCCTACACCACCATCGCCAAGTATGCCCAGTACCAGGCCTCCAGCTTCCAAGAGAGCCTCCAGGAAGAGAAAGGCAGCGAcgaggaggatgaagatgacGAGAAGAAGCCACTCGTTGGTGCTGATGCTAATAAAGATGGCTCCAAAGAGAGCAACAA TGGAGAGCAGAAGCCTGTTGGAAAGATCATCAAATTTGGCACAAATATCGACCTGTCTGATCCCAAAAG GTGGAAGGCCCAACTTCAAGAGCTGCAGAAGCTTCCAGCATTTATGCGCGTCGCCTCCAGTGGGAACATGCTGAGCCACGTTGGACACACCATCCTCGGCATGAACACCGTCCAGCTCTACATGAAGGTTCCTGGCAGCCGGACGCCTG GTCACCAGGAAAATAATAACTTCTGCTCAGTGAACATCAACATCGGCCCTGGGGACTGCGAGTGGTTCTCTGTGCATGAAGACTACTGGGAGGCCATCAATGACTTCTGTGAAAA GCATGGAGTGGACTACTTAACAGGGTCCTGGTGGCCGGTGTTGGAGGACCTCTACAGCGCCAACATCCCCGTTTATCgcttcatccagcggcccggaGACTTGGTGTGGATCAATGCCGGTACTGTTCACTGGGTGCAGGCCGTGGGTTGGTGCAACAACATTGCTTGGAACGTCGGACCTCTCAACG GCTACCAGTACCAACTGGCCTTGGAGAGGTTTGAGTGGAACGAAGTGAAGAAAGTCAAATCCATCGTTCCTATGATTCATGTTTCCTGGAATGTGGCCCGCACTGTCAAGATCACCGATCCAGACACCTACAAAATGATCAA ACACTGCCTGCTGCAGTCCATGAAACACATCCAGATCCTACGGGACCAACTGATATCTGAGGGAAAGAAGATTTCCTATCAGAGTCGGGTCAAAGATGAGCCTGCCTACTACTGCAACGAGTGTGAT GTGGAGGTGTTCAACTTGCTGTTTGTGACGTGTgagaacagcagcaggaagacgTATGTGGTTCACTGTGAGGACTGCGCCCGACAGCGCAGCCCCAACCTGAACAACGTCGTGGTGCTGGAGCAGTACCGCATAGAGGAGCTCATGAACGCATACGATTCCTTCGTCTTG GCGTCCTCCTCTCGGTGA